A genome region from Chiroxiphia lanceolata isolate bChiLan1 chromosome 5, bChiLan1.pri, whole genome shotgun sequence includes the following:
- the CSNK1E gene encoding casein kinase I, whose product MELRVGNKYRLGRKIGSGSFGDIYLGANIATGEEVAIKLECVKTKHPQLHIESKFYKMMQGGVGIPSIKWCGAEGDYNVMVMELLGPSLEDLFNFCSRKFSLKTVLLLADQMISRIEYIHSKNFIHRDVKPDNFLMGLGKKGNLVYIIDFGLAKKYRDARTHQHIPYRENKNLTGTARYASINTHLGIEQSRRDDLESLGYVLMYFNLGSLPWQGLKAATKRQKYERISEKKMSTPIEVLCKGYPSEFSTYLNFCRSLRFDDKPDYSYLRQLFRNLFHRQGFSYDYVFDWNMLKFGAARNPEDMDRERREHEREERMGQLRGSATRALPPGPPAGATANRLRNVTEPMASTPTSRIQQSGNTSPRAISRVDRERKVSMRLHRGAPANVSSSDLTGRQEVSRISASQTSVPFDHLGK is encoded by the exons ATGGAGCTTCGAGTAGGGAACAAATACCGGCTGGGCAGAAAGATTGGCAGCGGTTCGTTTGGAGACATTTACCTAG GAGCCAATATTGCAACTGGTGAAGAGGTGGCCATCAAACTGGAATGTGTCAAAACCAAGCATCCCCAGCTCCACATTGAAAGCAAGTTCTACAAGATGATGCAGGGAGGAG tgGGTATCCCCTCCATTAAGTGgtgtggagcagagggggaCTATAACGTGATGGTGATGGAGCTCTTGGGGCCCAGCCTGGAAGATCTCTTCAACTTCTGTTCCCGCAAATTTAGTCTCAAGACAGTTCTGCTCCTGGCAGACCAGATG ATCAGCCGTATTGAGTACATTCATTCCAAGAACTTCATCCATCGGGATGTAAAGCCAGACAACTTCCTTATGGGCCTCGGCAAAAAAGGCAACCTAGTATACATCATTGATTTTGGTTTGGCCAAGAAGTACCGAGATGCCCGGacccaccagcacatccctTACCGGGAAAACAAGAATCTGACTGGCACAGCCCGTTATGCCTCTATCAACACCCACCTGGGAATTG AACAAAGTCGCCGTGATGACCTGGAGAGCCTGGGTTATGTGCTCATGTATTTCAACCTGGGCTCgctgccctggcagggcctCAAGGCTGCCACCAAGCGCCAAAAGTACGAGAGGATCAGCGAGAAAAAGATGTCAACACCCATCGAGGTGCTCTGCAAAGGGTACCCTT ctGAGTTCTCAACATACCTCAACTTCTGCCGTTCGCTGAGGTTTGATGATAAACCTGACTACTCGTACCTGCGGCAACTCTTCCGCAACCTCTTCCACCGCCAAGGCTTCTCCTACGACTACGTCTTTGACTGGAACATGCTTAAAttt GGAGCAGCCCGGAACCCTGAGGATATGGATCGGGAGCGGCGAGAGCATGAACGAGAGGAGAGGATGGGGCAACTCCGAGGGTCAGCCACACGAGCACTGCCCCCTGGCCCACCTGCTGGAGCCACTGCCAACCGTCTTCGCAATGTCACTGAGCCCATGGCCTCCACCCCCACCTCCCGAATCCAGCAGTCCG GCAACACGTCCCCCAGAGCAATCTCAAGAGTGGACAGGGAGCGGAAGGTCAGCATGAGGTTACACCGAGGAGCTCCTGCCAATGTCTCCTCATCTGACCTCACAGGGCGGCAAGAAGTGTCACGGATTTCAGCATCACAG acAAGTGTGCCATTTGATCACCTTGGGAAGTGA